In Oncorhynchus keta strain PuntledgeMale-10-30-2019 chromosome 19, Oket_V2, whole genome shotgun sequence, a single genomic region encodes these proteins:
- the LOC118397992 gene encoding cyclin-dependent kinase 5 activator 1-like, with protein MGTVLSLSPAFRKNSYYDTRPGSLNHYPSLSSRSLNTQKDRASGLKRGQSIFLPALTWKRLVASTKKRGASKKCPGGPGSLGDPLNNNNNIYQKDPVLHLNRENVKKSLSCANLSSYDGPTGLGLGIGFGQGHYSYGMGMKPQQLSSVKKVPHQGTAASSPKRIIVQASTSELLRCLGEFLCGRCYRLKHLSPVDPVLWLRAVDRSLLLQGWQDQAFVTPANVVFVYMLCRDVVDGDLVASEHELQATLLTCLYLSYSYMGNEISYPLKPFLVEAGKEAFWDRCLAIIDATSAKMLRINADPHFFTQVFAELKSEGGCSPQDYSRVLDR; from the coding sequence ATGGGCACAGTACTATCCCTTTCCCCTGCATTCAGGAAGAACAGCTACTATGACACGCGGCCTGGCTCACTCAACCACTACCCGAGCCTGAGCAGCCGTTCGCTCAACACTCAGAAAGACCGCGCCAGTGGCCTGAAACGGGGACAGTCAATCTTTCTCCCAGCCCTCACCTGGAAACGCCTTGTCGCCTCCACCAAGAAACGGGGGGCCTCTAAGAAATGTCCTGGGGGTCCGGGGTCACTTGGAGACcccctcaacaacaacaacaacatctaccaGAAGGATCCGGTGTTGCACCTCAACCGCGAGAATGTCAAGAAGTCTCTGTCGTGTGCCAACCTCTCAAGCTACGACGGGCCAACGGGACTGGGTCTGGGGATAGGCTTCGGCCAGGGGCACTACAGCTATGGTATGGGCATGAAGCCCCAGCAGCTGTCCTCTGTCAAGAAGGTGCCCCACCAAGGAACGGCTGCCTCATCCCCCAAGCGCATCATTGTCCAGGCGTCCACCAGTGAACTTCTCCGGTGCCTGGGTGAGTTCCTGTGTGGCCGCTGCTACCGGCTGAAGCACCTCTCCCCTGTGGACCCGGTCCTCTGGCTGCGGGCGGTGGACCGCTCTCTGCTCCTCCAGGGCTGGCAGGATCAGGCCTTCGTGACTCCGGCCAACGTGGTGTTTGTCTACATGCTGTGTCGTGATGTGGTGGATGGAGACCTGGTGGCGTCAGAGCATGAGCTTCAGGCCACACTACTCACCTGTCTCTACCTGTCCTATTCCTACATGGGCAATGAGATATCCTACCCACTGAAACCTTTTCTGGTGGAGGCTGGCAAGGAGGCCTTCTGGGACCGCTGCCTAGCCATCATCGACGCCACCAGCGCCAAGATGTTGCGTATCAACGCCGACCCGCACTTCTTCACCCAGGTGTTTGCTGAGCTGAAGAGTGAAGGGGGCTGCAGCCCACAGGACTACAGCCGCGTGCTGGACCggtga